The Roseovarius indicus genome has a segment encoding these proteins:
- a CDS encoding acyl-CoA dehydrogenase family protein produces the protein MDFTLSDERRMLQDSLSRYLADHLDHERRRKTLDSGAPYNADLYKGLADLGTLAALFPEEAGGFGGTGPDLALVFETLGRAGTLEPFLPAALAAPLLTDHADLVEQVIAGESIVTLAHTEPDARYDLADVTLSAKPTLNGTKTNVLFGAQATHLIVSARESGDRLDPEGISLFLVPTDAPGLTITPLTNVDGTASAQIAFTDTPAETRLGEPAQGHALLETATAHAILALSAETLGAMEAAKDLTLAYLQERQQFGRPIGTFQALQHRLADMLTEIEQARSAVLNLAGHLDAPRDIRERHVSATKNLVGRVAALVAEEAVQMHGGIGMTEEYELSHHARRLVMADHLFGDVDHHLERFIHLSGG, from the coding sequence ATGGATTTCACCCTCTCCGACGAACGCCGCATGCTGCAGGACAGCCTCTCGCGCTACCTCGCCGACCACCTCGACCACGAGCGCCGCCGCAAAACCCTCGACAGCGGCGCGCCCTACAACGCCGACCTCTACAAGGGCCTCGCCGATCTCGGCACCCTCGCCGCCCTCTTCCCCGAAGAGGCGGGCGGCTTCGGCGGCACCGGCCCCGACCTCGCCCTCGTCTTCGAGACCCTTGGCCGCGCCGGCACGCTGGAGCCGTTCCTCCCCGCCGCCCTCGCCGCGCCGCTTCTAACCGATCACGCCGACCTCGTGGAACAGGTCATCGCCGGCGAAAGCATCGTCACCCTCGCCCATACCGAGCCCGACGCCCGCTACGACCTCGCCGACGTGACCCTCTCGGCGAAACCCACCCTGAACGGCACCAAAACCAACGTTCTCTTCGGCGCGCAGGCGACACACCTCATCGTCTCCGCCCGCGAATCCGGCGACCGGCTCGACCCCGAGGGCATCTCCCTCTTCCTCGTCCCCACCGACGCCCCCGGCCTCACCATCACGCCCCTCACCAATGTCGACGGCACCGCCTCGGCCCAGATCGCCTTCACCGACACCCCGGCCGAAACCCGCCTCGGCGAACCGGCCCAGGGCCACGCCCTCCTCGAAACCGCCACCGCCCACGCCATCCTTGCGCTGTCCGCCGAAACCCTCGGCGCCATGGAGGCCGCCAAGGACCTAACCCTCGCCTACCTGCAAGAACGCCAGCAATTCGGTCGCCCCATCGGCACGTTCCAGGCCCTGCAACACCGCCTCGCCGACATGCTGACCGAGATCGAACAGGCCCGCTCGGCCGTGCTAAACCTCGCCGGCCATCTCGACGCCCCCCGCGACATCCGCGAACGCCATGTGAGCGCCACCAAGAACCTCGTCGGCCGCGTCGCCGCGCTGGTGGCCGAGGAAGCCGTCCAGATGCATGGCGGCATCGGTATGACCGAGGAATACGAGCTGTCCCACCACGCCCGCCGCCTCGTCATGGCCGACCACCTTTTCGGCGATGTCGACCACCACCTCGAACGCTTCATTCACCTGTCGGGCGGGTAA
- a CDS encoding acetyl-CoA C-acyltransferase, with product MKQAVIVSTARTGLAKSYRGAFNETHGATMAGHAIEHAVKRSKVEPALIEDAFIGCGYPEGWTGANIARQSVIRAGLPVTVAAATVNRFCSSGLQALSMASNAITQNGAPAAIAGGVESISQMPPTRPPQAREKWLEEHKPDIYLSMIQTADIVAKRYNISREAQDELALESQMRTAAAQEAGRLDDEIVPITVTQAFKDKETGEVTRKEVTFGMDDCNRPNTTLEGLAKLQPVQGEGNFVTAGNASQLSDGASALVVMDADLAEKQGLEPMGALKGFVTAGCEPDEMGIGPVFAVPRLLERHGLKVEDIDLWELNEAFASQALYCRDRLGIDPAICNVNGGSISIGHPFGMTGARMAGHLLIEGKRRGAKLGVVTMCIGGGMGAAGLFEIY from the coding sequence ATGAAACAGGCTGTTATCGTATCGACCGCCCGCACCGGGCTCGCCAAGTCCTATCGCGGCGCCTTCAACGAAACCCACGGCGCCACCATGGCGGGCCACGCCATCGAGCACGCGGTTAAGCGATCGAAAGTCGAGCCGGCGCTCATCGAAGACGCCTTCATCGGCTGCGGCTACCCCGAAGGCTGGACAGGCGCCAACATCGCCCGCCAGTCGGTCATCCGCGCGGGCCTTCCGGTCACCGTCGCGGCGGCCACCGTCAACCGTTTCTGCTCGTCGGGCCTTCAGGCCCTTTCGATGGCCAGCAACGCCATCACCCAGAACGGCGCGCCCGCCGCCATCGCCGGCGGTGTCGAAAGCATCAGCCAGATGCCCCCCACCCGCCCCCCGCAAGCCCGCGAGAAATGGCTGGAAGAGCACAAGCCCGACATCTACCTCTCGATGATCCAGACTGCCGACATCGTCGCCAAACGCTACAACATCAGCCGCGAGGCGCAGGATGAACTGGCCCTCGAAAGCCAGATGCGCACCGCCGCCGCACAGGAGGCGGGGCGGCTGGATGACGAGATCGTACCGATCACCGTCACGCAAGCCTTCAAGGACAAGGAAACCGGCGAGGTCACCCGCAAGGAGGTCACCTTCGGAATGGATGACTGCAACCGCCCCAACACCACGCTGGAAGGGCTGGCCAAACTGCAACCGGTGCAGGGCGAGGGCAACTTCGTCACCGCCGGCAACGCCTCGCAGCTCTCCGACGGCGCCTCCGCCCTCGTCGTGATGGATGCGGACCTCGCCGAAAAGCAAGGCCTTGAGCCCATGGGCGCCCTCAAGGGCTTCGTCACCGCCGGCTGCGAGCCCGACGAGATGGGCATCGGCCCGGTCTTCGCCGTGCCCCGCCTGCTGGAACGGCACGGGCTGAAGGTCGAGGATATCGACCTGTGGGAACTCAACGAAGCCTTCGCCAGCCAGGCCCTCTACTGCCGCGACCGGCTCGGCATCGACCCGGCGATCTGCAACGTCAACGGCGGCTCCATCTCCATCGGCCACCCCTTCGGCATGACCGGCGCCCGCATGGCCGGCCACCTGCTCATCGAAGGCAAGCGCCGCGGCGCGAAACTCGGCGTCGTCACCATGTGCATCGGCGGCGGCATGGGCGCGGCCGGCCTCTTCGAGATCTACTGA
- a CDS encoding histidine kinase N-terminal 7TM domain-containing protein, whose protein sequence is MIDLAHAPTLIVVINAALMIFCILFLGGRTFFNGKPFLILTCAAMFWWLVSAGMEIQSTTLKTKTFWASAAWPAIATVPVTWFFFLYNYSFSVRSDRDPRVKALILAVLVGVMAVTGTNAWHGLFYGAGTSLEVIDGRLSADFDHGPLFYVCAAVLYVFLAAAVGILGYASNQAKRMYRPFFRALFVVTIVPVAGNIGYLVYDITIFGFDPTPFLFSAVVTLFVWLLIVSRVLNLDSIGKEVLFLSNSDGIIVLDTDGIVWGANEPATALLGADLTREGASMRGVGPIWEYLEENLGRDSTLEPRIIRLNDRYYDMRMVPIFRPLHIGRLTMGWVLTLRDTTEMLDLSRRLETERDRLQSLMENSEIGIFLISETGDIVYANPEAEKITGLSSSEITSRGYRDEDWRNETLDGRPMAAEDLPVSIVLRTGEKVTDMRHALILPNGERRVLSVNAVPVKMPEGMQVVCSVSDVTAQEAAADFLRQARDRAEAANAAKTQFLSNMSHEIRTPLNGVLGMAELLSHTDLNEEQRRHLQVLRESGEGLVGILEDLLDMAKLETETITLAREAFTPNGLAERLDSQFSAKAEDKGLDFELYISGDGDTVLTGDPKRILQIGQHLIGNAIKFTARGHVTVTMTLTRDGALELCVEDTGAGICDEDLDRVFKPFTQADESRTRRHGGTGLGLAVVARLVELMQGRIETETEPGKGTKITVTLPSLQG, encoded by the coding sequence TTGATCGATCTCGCGCACGCCCCTACGCTTATTGTCGTGATCAACGCGGCGTTGATGATCTTCTGCATCCTCTTTCTGGGGGGGCGGACGTTCTTCAACGGCAAGCCGTTCCTGATCCTGACCTGCGCGGCGATGTTCTGGTGGCTGGTCAGCGCCGGGATGGAGATTCAGTCGACCACGCTGAAGACCAAGACCTTCTGGGCGTCAGCGGCCTGGCCCGCCATCGCCACGGTGCCGGTGACGTGGTTCTTCTTTCTCTACAATTACTCCTTCTCGGTCCGAAGCGATCGCGACCCGCGGGTGAAGGCGCTGATCCTGGCCGTTCTGGTCGGTGTCATGGCCGTGACCGGGACGAACGCGTGGCACGGCCTGTTCTACGGGGCGGGCACGTCGCTCGAGGTCATCGACGGGCGATTGTCGGCGGATTTCGACCATGGGCCGTTGTTCTATGTCTGCGCGGCGGTGCTTTACGTGTTCCTGGCGGCGGCGGTGGGTATTCTCGGCTATGCGTCGAACCAGGCGAAGCGGATGTACCGGCCATTCTTCCGGGCGCTGTTCGTGGTCACGATCGTGCCGGTGGCGGGCAATATCGGCTACCTGGTCTATGACATCACGATCTTCGGGTTCGACCCGACGCCGTTCCTGTTTTCCGCCGTGGTCACGCTGTTCGTCTGGCTGCTGATCGTCAGCCGGGTGCTGAACCTCGACAGCATCGGCAAGGAGGTTCTGTTCCTGTCGAACTCGGACGGGATCATCGTTTTGGATACCGACGGCATCGTCTGGGGGGCGAACGAGCCGGCGACGGCGTTGCTGGGGGCGGATCTGACGCGCGAGGGCGCGTCGATGCGCGGGGTCGGACCGATCTGGGAGTATCTCGAGGAGAACCTGGGCCGGGACAGCACGCTTGAGCCTCGGATCATCCGGCTGAACGACCGGTATTACGATATGCGGATGGTGCCGATCTTCCGCCCGCTTCACATTGGCCGGCTGACGATGGGCTGGGTGCTGACGTTGCGGGACACGACCGAGATGCTGGACCTGTCGCGGCGGCTCGAGACCGAGCGCGACCGGCTGCAATCGCTGATGGAGAACAGCGAGATCGGCATTTTCCTGATCAGCGAGACCGGCGACATCGTCTATGCCAACCCCGAGGCGGAGAAGATCACCGGGCTTTCCTCTTCCGAGATCACCTCGCGCGGGTACCGGGATGAGGATTGGCGCAACGAGACGCTGGACGGCAGGCCGATGGCCGCCGAGGACCTTCCCGTTTCCATTGTGCTGCGCACCGGTGAGAAGGTCACCGACATGCGTCACGCGCTGATCCTGCCGAATGGCGAGCGACGGGTGCTGTCGGTCAATGCCGTGCCGGTGAAGATGCCGGAAGGCATGCAGGTGGTGTGCAGCGTGAGCGACGTGACCGCGCAGGAAGCGGCGGCGGATTTCCTGCGCCAGGCGCGCGATCGGGCCGAGGCCGCGAATGCGGCGAAGACGCAGTTCCTGTCGAACATGAGCCACGAGATCCGGACGCCGCTGAACGGGGTGCTGGGCATGGCCGAATTGCTGAGCCATACCGACCTGAACGAGGAGCAGCGCCGTCACCTGCAGGTGCTGCGGGAATCGGGCGAGGGACTGGTCGGGATTCTCGAGGACCTGCTGGACATGGCGAAGCTCGAGACCGAGACAATCACGCTGGCGCGCGAAGCGTTCACGCCGAACGGGCTGGCCGAGCGGCTGGACAGCCAGTTTTCCGCGAAGGCCGAGGACAAGGGGCTCGATTTCGAGCTCTATATCTCGGGCGATGGCGACACGGTGCTGACCGGCGATCCGAAGCGGATCCTGCAGATCGGCCAGCACCTGATCGGCAATGCGATCAAGTTCACCGCCCGGGGCCACGTGACCGTGACCATGACGCTGACCCGGGACGGGGCACTTGAGCTGTGCGTCGAGGATACCGGCGCGGGCATCTGCGACGAAGATCTCGACCGGGTGTTCAAGCCCTTCACGCAGGCCGACGAAAGCCGCACGCGGCGGCATGGCGGCACCGGGCTTGGGCTGGCCGTGGTGGCGCGGCTGGTGGAGCTGATGCAGGGCCGTATCGAGACGGAGACGGAACCCGGCAAGGGCACGAAGATCACCGTGACGCTGCCGTCGCTTCAGGGCTGA
- a CDS encoding IclR family transcriptional regulator, translated as MTDTSDRRFATTLARGLSILRAFRPTDSGLGNQDISERTGIPRPTVSRLTFTLCALGYLTHGRKHDKYRLGPAALALGNIAAASFSFVESAGPEMQKLANDTGTLIGIAIHDSGRMLLTKTWRPVDSASIWLEVGYRLPMLTSSTGRAYLSAVTDTEFDQLAAILTEEGETAAHTLAPLRQEAIADVQGSGFAHVPRDRHYSSNINSVAVPYRPHEFGSPVVFFSGATYDEVATDDFRATIGPALARAVAGLRDRAL; from the coding sequence ATGACCGACACCTCCGACCGCCGCTTCGCCACCACCCTCGCCCGCGGCCTCAGCATCCTGCGGGCCTTCCGACCCACCGACAGCGGCCTTGGCAACCAGGACATTTCCGAACGCACCGGCATCCCCCGGCCCACCGTCTCGCGCCTGACCTTCACGCTTTGCGCCCTGGGCTACCTCACCCACGGCCGCAAGCACGACAAGTACCGCCTCGGCCCCGCGGCGCTGGCCCTGGGCAACATCGCCGCGGCCTCCTTCTCCTTCGTGGAAAGCGCCGGGCCCGAGATGCAGAAACTCGCCAATGACACCGGCACCCTGATCGGCATCGCCATCCATGACAGCGGCCGCATGCTGCTCACCAAGACATGGCGCCCCGTCGACTCCGCCTCGATCTGGCTGGAAGTGGGCTACCGGCTGCCGATGCTCACCTCCTCGACCGGCCGGGCCTATCTCAGCGCGGTCACCGATACCGAGTTCGACCAGCTCGCCGCCATCCTGACCGAAGAGGGCGAAACCGCCGCCCATACGCTCGCCCCGCTGCGGCAGGAAGCCATCGCCGACGTGCAGGGCTCGGGCTTCGCCCATGTCCCCCGCGACCGGCACTATTCGAGCAACATCAACAGCGTCGCCGTGCCCTACCGCCCGCATGAATTCGGAAGCCCGGTGGTGTTCTTCAGCGGCGCCACCTACGACGAGGTGGCCACCGACGACTTTCGCGCCACCATCGGCCCGGCGCTCGCCCGGGCGGTCGCCGGCCTGCGCGACCGCGCGCTCTAG
- a CDS encoding acyl-CoA dehydrogenase family protein → MDLSFTQAEQDFQQEVRDFLATSLPHDLSEKVRLNKRLGKDDYQRWHAILNDKGWLAPGWPVEHGGAGWSPVQKHIFEDEACLAHAPRTVPFGITMLAPVLLAFGTEAQVARYLPRILSGEDWWCQGYSEPGAGSDLASLKTRAVRDGDHYIVNGQKTWTTLGQHANKIFCLVRTDPDAKKQEGISFLLIDMDTPGVTLRPITLIDGQPEVNEVFFDDVRVPAENLVGEENKGWTYAKYLLTHERTNIAGVGFSNAALATVKRVASEVTSGGKPLAQNPFFAARLAQVEIDLMAMATTNLRILAAAEAGRAPGPESSMLKLKGTIIRQELTSLLRRALGPHALPHQPDFLDGGDNAETLGHEQAPGAAANYFNMRKLSIFGGSNEIQRTIVAKSVLGG, encoded by the coding sequence ATGGATCTCAGCTTCACCCAGGCCGAACAGGATTTCCAGCAGGAGGTGCGCGATTTCCTCGCCACCTCCCTGCCGCACGACCTGTCCGAAAAGGTCCGCCTCAACAAGCGGCTGGGCAAGGACGACTACCAGCGCTGGCACGCCATCCTGAACGACAAGGGCTGGCTCGCCCCGGGCTGGCCCGTAGAGCACGGCGGCGCTGGGTGGAGCCCGGTCCAGAAACACATCTTCGAAGACGAGGCCTGCCTCGCCCACGCCCCCCGCACCGTGCCCTTCGGCATCACCATGCTGGCGCCCGTCCTGCTCGCCTTCGGAACCGAGGCACAGGTCGCCCGCTACCTCCCCCGCATCCTCAGCGGCGAAGACTGGTGGTGCCAGGGCTATTCCGAACCCGGCGCCGGCTCCGACCTCGCCTCGCTCAAGACCCGCGCCGTGCGCGACGGCGACCACTACATCGTCAATGGCCAGAAGACCTGGACGACCCTTGGCCAGCATGCCAACAAGATCTTCTGCCTCGTCCGCACCGACCCCGACGCCAAGAAACAGGAGGGCATCTCCTTCCTGCTGATCGACATGGACACCCCCGGCGTCACCCTCCGCCCCATCACCCTGATCGACGGGCAGCCGGAGGTAAACGAGGTCTTCTTCGACGACGTGCGCGTGCCGGCCGAAAACCTCGTCGGCGAGGAAAACAAGGGCTGGACCTACGCCAAGTACCTCCTCACCCACGAGCGCACCAACATCGCGGGCGTCGGCTTCTCCAACGCGGCGCTCGCCACCGTCAAGCGCGTCGCCTCCGAGGTCACCTCGGGCGGCAAGCCGCTGGCGCAAAACCCCTTCTTCGCCGCCCGCCTCGCGCAGGTGGAAATCGACCTGATGGCCATGGCCACCACCAACCTCCGCATTCTCGCCGCCGCCGAAGCAGGCCGCGCGCCGGGCCCCGAAAGCTCCATGCTGAAACTCAAGGGCACCATCATCCGGCAGGAACTCACCTCCCTCCTCCGCCGCGCCCTCGGCCCCCACGCCTTGCCGCATCAGCCCGATTTCCTCGACGGCGGCGACAACGCCGAAACGCTTGGCCACGAACAGGCCCCCGGCGCCGCGGCCAACTACTTCAACATGCGCAAGCTCTCGATCTTCGGCGGCTCGAACGAAATCCAGCGCACGATCGTCGCCAAATCCGTGCTGGGGGGCTGA
- a CDS encoding response regulator, whose protein sequence is MSTPARSGEGAAKVLLADDDEIARSIISDVLSAVGQVEFTMVADGHQALVMALSQRFDLLIFDRNMEPIKGDRIIRCLRTGASPNRESPMILTTAELDHVREGSLQLAEASLYMPKPIDASGLIKWVSRRLALQ, encoded by the coding sequence ATGTCTACACCGGCGAGATCGGGAGAGGGTGCGGCAAAGGTTCTGCTGGCCGACGACGACGAGATTGCGCGCAGCATCATTTCGGATGTGCTGAGTGCGGTCGGCCAAGTCGAGTTCACCATGGTCGCAGACGGGCACCAGGCGCTGGTGATGGCCCTGTCGCAGCGGTTCGACTTGCTGATCTTCGATCGCAACATGGAGCCGATCAAGGGCGATCGCATCATCCGCTGCCTGCGTACGGGCGCATCGCCGAACCGCGAGTCGCCGATGATCCTGACCACGGCGGAGCTTGACCATGTGAGGGAAGGCAGCCTGCAATTGGCAGAAGCGAGCCTTTACATGCCCAAGCCGATTGACGCCTCGGGCCTGATAAAATGGGTCAGTCGGCGTCTCGCCCTGCAATGA
- a CDS encoding class I adenylate-forming enzyme family protein: MSTTTSNASFTCRAGNVMTGRVHDLLLAAARARPDALAIIENDTRHVTWADLAEHAAEAADHLHEAGVGPGDRILLIFENSVEAVAFLFATSLLDATAVVVNARLTKPEIDRTIAHCEPRAVMLSTSVSDNARSHAETLGAQDITGSFGQAALLSLPDAQPDEPHDDPAEQTAMLLYTSGTTGAPKAAMMTHTNLISAGRAAADQRDMTAEDVTYLVLPLSHIFGTVILMAVADRQSACRLETAFSAERLYDALQQDITILPAVPQMHAHLFHYTEANNLPPYSGNRLKYVSSGGAPLDPTWKRKAEAFYGAAMQNGYGLTETGAGVCATKNAIGDPDISVGRAMGQCTLSLDMTAPGATPAEGIGEILIGGPQVMKGYFRDPDQTAQALTADGWFRSGDLGRFDAEGRLHISGRSKEFIIRSGFNVYPPEIEATLTDHPDVIMAGVVGRAIEGNEEVLAFVATRDNSTVTEAELMAFAETRLAPYKRPARIIVTHSLPAAATGKILKSKLIDSFADALATPPEASQ, encoded by the coding sequence ATGTCGACCACCACCTCGAACGCTTCATTCACCTGTCGGGCGGGTAACGTGATGACGGGCCGGGTGCATGATCTCCTCCTCGCCGCCGCCCGTGCCCGGCCCGATGCGCTGGCCATCATCGAAAACGACACGCGCCACGTCACCTGGGCCGACCTCGCGGAACACGCCGCCGAGGCCGCCGACCACCTGCACGAGGCCGGCGTCGGCCCGGGCGACCGCATCCTCCTGATCTTCGAGAACTCCGTAGAGGCCGTCGCCTTCCTCTTCGCCACAAGCCTGCTCGACGCCACCGCCGTGGTCGTCAACGCCCGCCTCACCAAGCCGGAAATCGACCGCACCATCGCCCATTGCGAGCCGCGCGCCGTCATGCTCTCCACCTCCGTGTCCGACAACGCCCGCAGCCACGCCGAAACCCTCGGCGCGCAGGACATCACCGGCAGCTTCGGCCAAGCCGCCCTGCTCTCCCTCCCCGATGCCCAGCCCGACGAGCCACATGACGACCCGGCGGAACAGACGGCCATGCTCCTCTACACCTCCGGCACCACCGGCGCGCCCAAGGCCGCGATGATGACCCACACCAACCTCATCTCCGCCGGCCGCGCCGCCGCGGATCAGCGCGACATGACAGCCGAGGACGTGACCTATCTCGTCCTGCCCCTCAGCCATATCTTCGGCACCGTCATCCTGATGGCCGTCGCTGACCGGCAAAGCGCCTGCCGCCTCGAAACCGCCTTCTCGGCCGAACGCCTCTACGACGCCCTTCAACAGGACATCACCATCCTCCCCGCCGTCCCGCAGATGCACGCCCACCTCTTCCACTACACGGAAGCCAACAATCTCCCGCCCTACTCGGGCAACCGCCTCAAATACGTCTCCTCCGGCGGCGCTCCGCTCGACCCCACGTGGAAGCGCAAGGCCGAAGCCTTCTATGGCGCTGCCATGCAGAACGGCTATGGCCTGACCGAAACCGGCGCCGGGGTCTGCGCCACCAAGAACGCCATCGGCGACCCGGATATCAGCGTCGGCCGCGCCATGGGCCAATGCACCCTCAGCCTCGACATGACAGCCCCCGGCGCCACGCCCGCCGAAGGCATCGGCGAAATTCTCATCGGCGGCCCGCAGGTGATGAAAGGCTACTTCCGTGACCCCGACCAGACGGCGCAGGCCCTCACCGCCGATGGCTGGTTCCGCAGCGGCGATCTCGGCCGCTTCGACGCCGAAGGCCGCCTGCATATCTCCGGCCGCAGCAAGGAATTCATCATCCGCTCCGGCTTCAACGTCTACCCGCCCGAAATCGAAGCCACCCTCACCGACCACCCCGACGTCATCATGGCCGGCGTCGTCGGCCGCGCGATCGAAGGCAACGAAGAAGTCCTCGCCTTCGTCGCCACCCGCGACAACAGCACGGTGACCGAGGCCGAGCTCATGGCCTTCGCCGAAACCCGCCTCGCCCCCTACAAGCGCCCCGCCCGCATCATCGTGACCCACTCCCTGCCCGCCGCCGCCACAGGCAAGATCCTCAAGTCAAAGCTGATCGACAGTTTCGCCGACGCCCTCGCCACCCCGCCGGAGGCCAGCCAATGA